A region of the Enoplosus armatus isolate fEnoArm2 chromosome 8, fEnoArm2.hap1, whole genome shotgun sequence genome:
ACTTAATATTTCATACTCATCACTCTATGTAGCAActtacattttgatttgtatATTTTAACATCATAAAATATTGTATTGATCTCTCTATTTCCTTTAAATCCTTGGCCTTCATGAGTGATGCAAATTGTGCTTTATATGTAAAGATCAGGAaaatcaggattttttttctattgagAGTTGATAACAGTACTCCAATTTCAACCTCGATTTGAAACTGGATTTAAGCTGCcagtctgaacacaaacacaggataTGATGTGAGCTAAGCCAGCGTAGGCTACAGATAATTTAAGCAGCAACAGTACCAAGTGGTACTATTCTGCACATACTGCAGCACTGCTTTATGCATTACACTCCATCAAGAGCAGTtcctctgcatctctgtctcttttaaaTACAACGTTGCCcttttggaaacattttaaagaaagttTCACAGGGAGTTTTTAAGTGCACTTCAGGTTTAATATTTGAAACTTGTACACTTCAAGCATTCGGCTACTTTTAACAGCAGCAAACATTTGAAACCATTTTGAgcagtatttctgtttcttttcatataGCTTTCCTTCAGTTTGTCAGGGTCACAAGTAAAATTATGTACAAGCCCAATCTGGGAAATGTCCTTTGCAccgtttattttctttgttaatATAAAGCTATGTACATGTAGAAATGGCTTTGAAGCGTCTATTTACGTAACTATGAATGACCTAGCGAGCCTTGCAAATGGTAACAAACACTCCACAGAATTTTTACCATGCAAAATATTTGTTACTATATTAACAGTAATGTTAAATGGGAATATACAgctaaattcatgtttttaacaATATaccctgtttaaaaaaaaaccctgaaagtTCAATGTGAAAGTTCATGTTACATTTAGATTTACTGTCTGTTTCCTATTCGCTAACTCTTATCACCATTGATCTGGCACTCAAAGGTTTTGTTATGGCCAAATTTTCATAATCTGCTGTGAGATGTAACAGGAGCTCCAATTGTCTACTTCCTTTAAAAACTGTATtgtcaaatttatttatttatatatatatatattaatgcgTGTCTTAAATCTTACACCTTCATATCAATTGATGAATTGATTTATGACCTTTTTGCAAGGCTCTCCAGGTTTTCTCTACCTCTCCTCAATGCTAGCTATAATCAGCGGGTAGTAACTGAAAGCATCTGAGCATTTATATTACCATGCTATTCACAACAAAGCCATTAttaatctctcctctctcgtgCTTCACTTCAGGTGAAAGGCACAAATATGTCACAGCAGCGGACACAATAATTTTCAGGTAACAAATATGGAAAATTGCTGAAAGATCAGGAGGGCTCTCCCGCACAGTGAGTGAAGTGTGTTGCAGGCTCTTTTATCGTCGGGGTCTTTATGTCACAGTGATCTCCTCCAGCAGATCAGCGGGGAAGTAGCCCAGCTTGCGTCCAGTGCTGACCTTCAAGTAGCCACCTTTCTCATCTCCTTTCTTCACCACgatctgaaacacagacaacagcACAACTAAACGTTTGAGCATCAGTATCCACTTGATCCATTCTCACCAAGGCCTCTACAGATTGATTGATGCACCATTTGTATGAGCGTGGTGCACAAAAACTTCACTGGCAGATATGAGATCTTACAAATGGGCAAGAAAGAACCAACTCTTGAAAAACTTGGTTCAGTGTTTGTGCAAAATCTGATTAGAGATGTTGGATATTGTTCAATTACGTACACTTCCACACATTAGTGCAGTTACCTGATCTTTCTTTAGTGTGATTTGTCCCATCTCTCTGTTCCCTACAAAGGAGCGTGTCACCTTGAAAACTCTTTCCGCTGCACGCACTTTTATGAGGTAGTTGGTGGGAAAGTAGCCTGTCTTGTCCCCCATCTTTCCctgagagaagagagtgagCAGACTTTGAGTTCATCCTCCACATAAACTTtagaaaacaagaacaaaaaaggaTGCAACTGGAACTGGTTTACCACAACTGAAACGGCACATTTAAATTACAAGCTAAAAGAAGTTGAACTCACCCTCCACCACTCTTCATTGGAGTCGTCCAGCACTGTGATCCGATCACCAGGGCtaatacacaaatacagacacaataaatgtcttttatcgctgtctttttgtttaacagtttaaaaagAATTAATAAATGCTTTGTTCTGTATGTAATTACTACATTTCCAACGTACTGGAAGTCGAGGTCATCTTTCTCTATGGCCTTGAAGCGGTAGAGAGCCAGGTAATAGTGGGACTGGGAGAATGTACCTTTACTCTGTTGACAAAACACCACAGAAGCTGCTGCATATGAGTTATAACAAAAAccatgtgcacatacagtttTACAGCTGGTGGAACAGGGACGTACTTTTAGTCGCTGCTTGGGAGTAAAACCTGACTGTTAATTAACATTGTTTCTTACCTTGTCATCTGCTttgtctcctcctttctccttcttaTCATCAGGCTTCCCTGTATGAATAACATCAGAGCCATCAACAAATTCCGTGCTTTTGCTGAAGGTTTTAAATCCGGTAACTTCAAAATCATTTCCGGTTATCCTCACTATTCGGGGTATGTAGCATCCTTATttaatttctgactttttaatgtttttttctgcactttgaagaaatcacattttctgAAGTGTTTGAATTTGAAGAAATATGcacaaattgttatttttatgacCAGCGTAGAGTACACCACACAGATCTAACCACCATGATAGTTTCTTTGtaccttctcctccctcctcattctctttgggctgttggttctcctcttcttcttcctccatcatcatcatcatctagaGGACAAACATTGTTAATCAGAACTGTTCAAAAATATCATTTCACATTATATTTCCTTTTAATACCGTTATGTCTCGATTGCTGCTTGAACAATTTCAATCCCTACTGGTGTTTAATGTCTGAGTGAAAGACATTTAGGAGTTGTATCTGAGGTTGATTAAAAGTACTTTGTACACTCacatttttcttgtcattttcattcttcttGCGCTCCTTATTTGCCATGATGACACCAACCCGCAGGGTGTCAAAGACGGGGTCGTTCCGGTTCGGGTTGTCTGGTTAACCACAGGAGTTATGATTAAGTAATTGTACAGAAATTTTAATTACAGACTTTCACAAATAGGCTATACTCTTTCACGGACAATAACTTGATGGATAAAAAGGTTAAGATAAGAAACCTAGATAAACATGAGACATATTGTCATTCAGTATTCAGACTCACTTGGATCTGGTTGGTCACTGCTGTACAGGGGGGAGCTGTAGGCCCTTCTGAAGCCAGGTGgctacaggaaacacacagagaatatCATGTTTCAATATTTCCAACCATTTTAGTTATGAATCTCTGTCTCACCAGAGGTAAAGTAATGGGAACCTGCATAGGTTTTAGTGGCCTACTGTACTgtagatacagtatattgttttggtttttttataGAGCATGAAAGCAGAAGGAACAGGACTCACAATTTTGCCAAAGCACCTCTGGAACTCGACGTAGGATTGACATGAATGGTGGATGTTGGTCTTGCAGTTTTTACACCTCAGAGCAAACTTGTTGTtcactgaaaaatgaacaaaggaACAACGACTGGGTCAGTCAGAAAGCATTATGTGTAGAAAACATCACACATATATAAGATGTAGATATAAGATATAGGCGAAATAATAAGTATAATGTAATGCtgatgtttgtgtatttatttcttgACATAATTGCCAATACATACAGACTATCATACGAGCGCAGACGTCACAGAACTTGGGTTTCTTGCAGTAGTGGTCCTTGAACTTGTGGGGTTTGTCGTTGACCCGGAAAACAGGTTCTGGAGTTTCTGgttccttctcctccacctccacctcctcctcatatATGAAATAGACCTGGACACACAAAGGGCATACCTCAGTCAAAAAAAACCAATACATGGGCACATGATTGCCTGCAGGGGGGAAAGAATTTGATAATGTGGACTAAGTTCATGTGACTGATATAATGTGTATGGAGTGTATGGATAAAAGTactgttaaaatgtgttaaaagttGATGTTGGTCTAAATTGCCTTTATTCTATCATGGTCGTTAGAAAGGGACAGTGATTAAGTGTCAaatttgtgtgaaatatttttgGTTGTCTAGTTCTTTAGTGTTGCCcacttttcttcatttgttgtTAAATGATGACACATATTTTGCATTGTATAGAGTTTTGTTCTCCATAAAGTGATGTATGCTCCAAAGCAAGCGATCACTCCAGAGTCAGTATAATTTCTGTCCTTTTTGTGGCATATTTTCTTTTGGCAGAAAAACTACACAGCTAAAGTTTACATACACTTTGGGTTGAGCACTTTTTCTAAATGCACTTTCATTGGATAAGTATGTGCACATTATGATGTTTGGCAAGATTTGCAGTCTGTTGTTCAACTTCATATTCTTCTTTTTAGCGTCTCTGTAGGGTCACTTCTAAACCAGCAGTGATCCTCCCTCACAGATCAGCCAGTAGTTTGACTTTATCTCACGGGGcataaaagacagaaacactcaaGTCAAGGCTCATATTTTTCCAATTGAAGCTGCACTGCGTTCCTGCCCCAGCTGGTGGCTATTTTAAACTGCCCAGGAACGGCACCACTAACAGTGGGGGGGTTGACATGGTCCTGTCACTCACAgtgtctccttcctctctcactaCATTGTCAGGAGCTGGAGGGTTGTCATGGATATCCACAGAGTTTTTGTCAtcctccctgacacacacacaaaaagaaaagaaaacacaaagccatgAGTGAGGTCAAAACATGCAGCTACATATCATGACTTTGATGTGAAAAGTTTGTCTCTCCactttaaacttttgtttttaaacttgttGACCTCTTGTTTGTCAGTAGGTGAACTTGTAGTACTTAAACTTAAACAGGACATGTGAACATAAAAATGGACAAAGTTAGGGTTACAAGGTTTTCACAGGATAACCTCATGGAGTGACCTGACGTAACTGACATGCTTTGTGGCGGTATCAAATTGCCATTCCACCTCAAAATAGTTGAGTGATGATCTTTTATTCTGAGAGACTCCTGTGACACAGTTTCTTAAATGGACATGGAGCTGCTTTATAGTAATTGTATTTGAACATACTGTAGAAAGACATAGAGGAAAACTACATTGGTTCGGAGGTTTTTGTACTTTTCAGTCTGGACTGTTGCAACATTTAGCTCACTAGAATTTGAATGGAGGCTTGTGGAGATGGTGAAGAGGTGCAGACAGGCAAAGCAGAGGAAGCAACATACTCGCATTGCAGAGGTAATCGAACTGATGTCAGGAAATATACTCACTGGTCCATGGTGTTTGGTGGATAATGTCAGTACCGCCCCACctataaagatatatatatataagtatttagacatatatatgtataagcCAATAATTATGAGGAGTTTTACAACAAGTAATGCAAATTCATGATAGCAGAAATAAATGACAAGGATTTTAACTTGTGTGTTTCAAAAGATGTTGTAAGTAAATTGTGAACTTGGTAAAATCAACAAGCACCACAAGAAATATGTGAATATTTCTAAATGTTCATAGACATACAACTGAATGAAATTAGATGAGAGTTTCCTTCACATGGCACCCAGTCAAAATGATTCTATAAGCGGtgaatgattttaaaaaaagtacacGGCAGAATTGCATATGGTACTTGTGATGTGGAAACTAGatcagcacacacagcacacaaacagatataCAGGATGTATTCTTGTGTCTGTATGCACACTTAACAGAAAAGTTACATGTAGCTATGCACTGGcatagacacacatactgtacgaGTGCACTTGTCCACCTGACCCAAACTATTCTAGGGTTGTGAAATTCAATCTCATCACGGCTAAATTTGGGTGCCACTGCCAGTCGGGGAAAAGAAGAGCAAAATTCTAGAAAGTGtgacagcaacaaaaagcaGTCTTTGTGaattggcaaaagaaaaaaaatctcaacttGACAGTAATTCAGCTAGTATTTCAAAGCTTTATGTAACTGCCTTACTGGAATTTAATTGAATGCTGATTTACATGCTTTTGtcatgcaaatatttttttttgcaattgaATAACTCAAACTTGAAACTTATACTGGAACATACCTCTTGTCAAAATTCACGCAGCTCGGGGAAGAAATGACAAAATCCAGTGTGTGGGTGAATCTCCCTGTGAATGAGTCCTTCACCTGTTGGCGATGACTGGAGCGCTGTACGGTCAGTGGATCTGAGTCCCAACAAACCAGCCGACTAACCTGCCTCCTCACTTCAGGCCCTCAGGATTGTGTGTCAACGCTCGCACAGTCTGGGCCCTTTCTTTAttccctcttttgtctctttagGTGATTTCCAAAGTGATTTCAGGCTCGGGTGTGAGCATATGTCTGCATTTGTGTacttatttatgtttgtgtgcgtgtgtgtttctatgtgtgtttgcgtgcatgcTAGGCTGAGCACTCGTGTTAAGCTGACTGTTGGCGACAGCTGGGGACCTCGGACTGAGCACTGATGACGAGGGGAAATCAGATACTGTCTTTCCCCCTGTCTTCAttacacacatataacacaccTCTTTCCCCTTGTCCCACTTGCTCACaatcaacagaaacacagacacacacacacacagacacacaaacattcatacTGCTCACTGTCCTTTTATCCAGTGGAACAATtcacaaaactgtgtttttattaaacatttgatCTGATAATTCACATCAGTGCTGTATTAAATATGTGTACTGTAGGAATTTTTAACTACTGGGCACCTATTCTGATATTAATAGGTACAGTATATGACCTACTGTGCAACAATCTGGCGTTTGGAAAGAACTTAAAGAGAACTTGAACTGTAAGTATTTTTAACTATAGGGTACCTATTCTAATATGAGCCTGACCATCCTTGAGAGCAGCACAGAGGTCACAAACAAGCATCCACCATCAACATTTGCTGGTGAAGTGAGAGGCAGCTGAGACTGTCTGTCTTGTTAAGGGACGCTGTAGGGATGTTTTCtacagagagagatgtttgcCTATGGTTTTGGCATTAGGTCTGCTCAGTTTTGGATGCAAATTGAAATTGTTTGAAGTTAGTTTACCGTTAGAAGAGATGTGGTTTGAAAGTTATGACATAATCcattgtttcatgttttaattcaaTCATTTGTACAATGACTGTTAATAAAGCTTTTCAATTACTTTAGTGTTCGTATGATTTACTGTTCATGGACAGAACATCGATCATCTTCTACAACTGCCTTGGCTGTTAGATGAACACCCCTGGCTGGTTTTCAGTTCAGCTGTATAAGTAGAAGCCTGCTTCCTGTACATCATAACAGCAATGAACAGCACCCTGTCTAACAACATCGTCAATACACATAAATCTGAACCACCTCACCGCTTCTGAAGGACAATGTGAGTACAATGTTGTACCCAATAAGCAGGCCTACTTTACAACATACACAGTAAGATATAGGCTATAGGCCTACTGTATGTTCCTGGCAATGGTAATTTCCCCAACCTCTGTTTGCtccaaagtaaaaacacaaatgcacccTGTAGTTATTTAGGAACTATGTAGTTTGCCTTTCCTATTTTTGTTATCATTGGTACCCCtccagtgtatttttttttcatgttagGTGCTTGACTGTGCACCACAaatgatgtttgtttacaactAATTGTTCACCTGAAAATTTAAGGTTTgtcctgctggtggtgctagaggtaAAATCAGGTAACCAAAATCAAGGCCAGATTACCCATCCAGGGGCCCAGCTGTGGGCCTCTACTGACAGCCCCTTTCCCCACCTTCTGTACACTGTGTATTGGTAATGTAATAAGGCACAAATATATTGAATTGATAAAGACTACATTTTAACCCTCTACAAGAGGGGACCTCAAGATTATGTAATAATTCAGGTGTCACCTTAAGGCCCCTGtcattttagtttatattgtgctttgATGGTGCATACAAACAAATTTGTAATGAATCAAATTACCACACACTAATTGCCATACAGTGAACCTGGAGCCCATTGCCCTGAGGGTCTGGGGCCCCACGGCAGTTGCCGGCTTTACCAAAGTCAGAAAATGCTTTCTGAGATATGTCAATAACAGACAACACCAAACACATACAATTAAGGCAATTACTTTACTGCCTTGGCAGACATCTctttatataatgtaacattaaGGTTACTGTATTTGGAAACAATAATGAAAGGGCGCTCTGGGAATCAGTATGGAATTTGATATATATTCATAAACTGTACactttcaaatatatatataatcgTGTAGGCTTATGtcttacattacatttctgtatCTTGATAAATGATGTGTTAGATGGGCTAAAATACAGTGTAGACAGGTTTTAGACAGGTTTTCAGGAATCCATTATTGTGAACTGCACACATCCCGGGCCTGTTATCATTCTGTCATTATCATGTCCTCTATCAAGGAGCTCCGCACTGTTGTCTGTCTGGAACACTACAAAGGTCCCGTTGCATGTCGGGTACAATACTCCCTGAGCACTGAGTGCGCATGCCCGACAGAAAactccattatttttttttgctcggaatatgtaagaaaaaaaaaacagtgggaAACTGTGAATTTGGGATTACATAGGTCGTAATGGTTGTCGGAATACAGTTGAATGCAAGACGGTTTAGCAGAGCAGAGACCAAAGCAACGGCTGGATAACTGTGCACCGGGAGCGGGACATCCTTCAGTCTTGTTGGGACACTCCAGAATCAAGTAAATTTCAGTCAGTTAGCTCTGCTAGCCTAGCTGGTAGCGTTAGCCCCGAGATCCCAGGCGCAGTAAAATGAAGCGTTATTGCCCTTTGTTTTTAAATCGGACTGGCAGACGTTGCATAAACGCTGAGAGCTGATTGACCGCGCTAAAACGTGATTTGAATGATGGAATGGCTTATTTCACGGTTATTTATTAAAGTATCAGCCGTTTTCAAAACATTCTCTGGCTAGTCggctagctagccagctaactcTTGATTCTCCCGCGAGCCAGAAAAGCGAAGACTCCAAAACTTCGCCAACACAGAGCTTGACGCAGAGAAAGGTTGATAGGTCCTGCTAACATCAACGTAAGCTAACGGCTGTCATTAA
Encoded here:
- the stac3 gene encoding SH3 and cysteine-rich domain-containing protein 3, producing the protein MDQEDDKNSVDIHDNPPAPDNVVREEGDTVYFIYEEEVEVEEKEPETPEPVFRVNDKPHKFKDHYCKKPKFCDVCARMIVLNNKFALRCKNCKTNIHHSCQSYVEFQRCFGKIPPGFRRAYSSPLYSSDQPDPNNPNRNDPVFDTLRVGVIMANKERKKNENDKKNMMMMMEEEEEENQQPKENEEGGEGKPDDKKEKGGDKADDKSKGTFSQSHYYLALYRFKAIEKDDLDFHPGDRITVLDDSNEEWWRGKMGDKTGYFPTNYLIKVRAAERVFKVTRSFVGNREMGQITLKKDQIVVKKGDEKGGYLKVSTGRKLGYFPADLLEEITVT